The DNA region GCATGAAGCGGAAGACCGTGCCGTCATCGTCGCTCGACCCGCCGTAGGCGGTCGTGCCGTAGAGATAGCCGCTGGTCGAATCATAGTAGAGCGAACCGAACGGATCTGCGCCGTCGTTGTTGTCCAATCCCTGGAAAGCATAGAAGACGCTGTATGCTCCGGTGCCGTCGTACTGACCCGCGGTTTGATGCGGCACCACTTTGAAGATCGCGCCGTCGCCGTTGCCGCTTCCGCAATGATTGCTGTCGCCGCCGGTGCCGGCGCCGCCGCATTGCGTCAGACCGTACAGAACCGTCTGTCCGCCTTCCGTCACGGCGGTGAGATATCCGTGATCCGAAAAGAACGCATCCGGTCCGCCGCCGCTGAATGCGTGCACGACGTTGAGCACCGGCTGCGCCTGCGGAATGCCGTTCACGTATGAAAGGACGAGCGAGAAAACCGTTCCCCCGCCGCCGGCGCCGTCGGTGCGCGAGATTCCCCACAGCGTTGTCCCAAGTTGAATGATGCGCCCGTGCGGCTCCGTGCCTTCGCTTTTCGCGAAGTCATGAATATCGTAATACGTCGAACCGCTGGGCGTGATCGCGTAGATCTGTCCCTTACCGTTAGCGCCGCCTTTAGCGGTTTGGCCGTACAGCACGTTACCGAACTGTTGATCGAGCGTGAGCGAACTGTGCTGCTCCGCTCCCTGTGCAGGCCCGCCGGCAAACGCCAGCACGATCGACGGCGTGCCTCCGGGAACGAGCGCGTGAATGTCGCCGGAGTTATACGACGTTCCGGAGTCGCTGACGCCTTGCGTCGTAAAATACAGCGAGCCGTTGATCGGAACCATCGCGTCGTGCCGTGGATCGCAGCCGTCGGAACCGCCGAACTTGTAGACCAGCTGGTAACTCGTTCCGAAGTTCAAGCCGGTGCTGAAGACCGTGCCGCATTCGTGGTCGCCGCCCGCCGCCGTGCGGCCATAGAGCATCGGCGTTTGCCCGGCGACCAGCGTCAGCGAGCCTTTGGGCAGCGCGCCGTCTTTAGGCGGCGACGTCGGCAGTTCGTTCGCTTGCGTGTAGTTATGAAACATGTACTTCGTGTAGTTTTGGTGCGAGAAGACGGCGTCGACCGGCGGCGGCGTCGAGCGCGGCGTAGGAGCGGCTCCCGGCAGCGATGGCAGCGACGATGATCCGCCGTTGCAGCCGGTGGCGGCCGCGGTCAAAACCAGCGCGCAAAAGACCAGCCGGAGTTTCATTCTTTCAGTGCGTCGATGCTCAGACTCAAACCATAGGTTGATGTGGCGTGATGATGCTCCATCGTACCGATCAGCGTGATGTGGGGCGCAATCGAAAGCGCGGCGTCGGCGTCAATGTAGCGTCCCATTTCAACCGGATCGGTTTCGCGGCGGTAGATTACGTCGAAGCGGGTCCGTCTTCCGCCATAGTACGTCAGCCAGGCGACGTCGCGGCCGAACGAAGGTCCGAGATCGCTTTGGCTCACGCCGGCGGCGGTGTCGCGCAGCGATAGCGTCCACGCGCGCAGGCGCCAGTCGCGCGCGATCGGCCAGTCGATCGCGACGCCGTTGCCGTTCAGGCGCGTCGTCGGAAGCGCCGTGGTGTATTTTTCGGTGTACGCAGTCAGCTCGGCTACGAATCCGCCCGGCGAGTGATAGAGCAGCGAGCCCTGCGTAAGATTGCTTCGGTTGAGAACGAGTCCGGGAATCGGATCGCCAAAAAACTGGTCGCTCACCGACGGTGTGTCTTCGACGTTGCCGCGCGTGGCTTGGAGTGCGAAGCGATCGCCGAGCTGCCAAACGGCGCCGAGCGAAACCGCGACTCCGTTGGCGTGCTGACTCACGCCCGCCGGCACTTTGTGCGTTACGCCCGCGTCGAAGAGCCCGTACCACGCGGCCGAAGCCAACGCCGAAAACCGGTTGCCGTTGTAGGTTTCGCTTGCGAAGATCCGGCTTTCGTTCGCCACGCCGCTGTACACTTTAGGATTGTAATTGCGCACGCCGGTGTCGCGCGTCAGCTTCACGCCGATGTCGTTCCCGAAGAGTGCGCCGTCGTTGCGCAGCCGGAACTCGCCCACGACTTCGCTGTCGTACTCCAAGTAATCGTTCAACTTATTCTTGGTCTTACGCTTGGCTTTGAGTTCGAACGTGGCCGTCGAGCCGAGCCATGGCTCGTCGAGCCGCAGCTCCGAGCTCGATTCGTTGCTGAGCGCCGGCGTGCTGCCGGACGAGTCGGTGAGAAAACTGTTTGCGGCTTTGAAAAAAATCGTGCCTGCGCCCATCGAACTGCGCGACACCAAATCGAACCGCGAGATCTGCGTCAGATCGCCGCTACTGGTGCCGTATCCCAGCGCCTCGTCGCCCAAACGGCCTTGCACCGAGGCGATCTGCAGCGAACCGCCGCCGGCTTGCCCGACGCTGCCCTCGGCGCGATCGAAACCGAGCGTGTAATGCCCGGCCGCGCCGCTCGTGTAGCGATAAGCATGGAACGCGTCGGCAATGCCGCCGAACGACAGATAGTGCGCGGGCACCTGATCGAATGAGGTGCCGTTGCTCTCGAGCGCGTTCGCGCTGCCGCTCAAGCCGCGATCGCCGACCGAAATGCTGCCGCCGCCTTGTATTACGGCGAACGGCACGAGTCCGAACGCGTACCCGGCGTCCTGATAGGGGAGGACCGCCAAATCCGCGCCTTCGATCTTGGGCGGGCCTTTGGTGTCGCGTGGATACAGCACGATCGTGCGCGAGAGATCGAGAAACCGCAACGTTTGCGTTTGATAGCCGGACGCGCCGATGCTCCAGGTCTCAGGCGGTGAGGAAATGCTTATCGAAAAGCGCCCGTTCTTATCGGTGCGGCCGTGCGCAATCTCGCGCGCGTCCAGCGTGAAGAAGCGCACGTCCGCTTTGTCGATGCCTTTGCCGTCGCGATCGACGACGATGCCGTGGACCTCTTGATCGGCCGCGAGTGCCGCGACCGGCAGCAAGCCGAGCGTCAGCACTGCGGCGATTGCAATAAGACGGATAGCGTTGTTCACGGTCCCTCGAATCTTATTCCGGCGTCAACGTAGCGTGTGTCCCGCCGGCGTTCGGTGCCTACGAACCAGCGCATGCGATCGGCCAGCGGCGCGGAGAGCGATGCGTCAACGTGCCGGTTGGGGAGCGCATCGAGCAAATCCGCGCGGTAGATCCCGTCCAACCGCAGACCGGATGGGTTCTCGTAGGTCAGCCACAGCGAACCCGGCGTGCCCGATTGCGCGGGGCGGCCGAAACGCAGCAGCGATTCGTACGCCTGCGTTTGGTCGTTGAAGTAGAGCGTCCAAGCGCGCAGCGAAATCGCCGGCGCAATCTGCCAACTGAACGAAAAACCTATGGCGCGCACGGTTCCGTTGTCGAGGCTACTCAGGCTTTCGTTCATGGAGGTGACCGAGATCTTCAAGCGGCGCAAATCGGTATAGCTGACGGTCTGCGTAAACTGCGCGTACCGGTCGATGGGCAACGGTCCCGCGGCGACATTTGTGGCGTATGCTTCGAGCAGCGTCGGGAGCCGGAACGAGCCGCCGGCGTAGACCTCGACATTCCATTGCGGCGAGAGATCGTACGATACGTACAGCGACGGCGAAATCGCTTGTGCGCTCATCGGCAGAACAGCTCCGCCGGCTCCGCCGTTGTACGCGATCGTATACGCGCCGATTCCGGCGCGCACGTCGTAGCGATCGCCGTGCGTCTGCGCTCCGACGTCCAGGTGCGTTTGTCCGGCCGTGCCGGCGACGCGCAGGCCGAACGTGTCGGCCGCATAGCGCCCCGTCGACCGGCGGAATCCGAAGTCGCCAAAAACTTGCACGCGCGTTTGCGACGATACGTTCAACTCGCCCGCGACGTCGGTCCATAACGCCGTCAGCGGGCTGCTCGTGTCGTAACCGGCGCGATCGGCGACCAGCGTGGCCGCAAGTGCGGTGTCGCGAATGCGCGTGTACTGTGCGCGAAAACCTTCCATATCTTGCCCGATCGACGTCGGTCCTTGCCTGATGTTCGCGCGAGCCGCCAGGAACGTGCTTTCCAGCGAATCGGTTCCGATCGCCGTCTGCACTTGGGCTGCGGCGCGCGCACGTGTGTCGAACGCATTGCCCGACGTTGCCGCGGCGTATGCTCCGCCCATTCCGGCGAACGCGGCGCGAAACGCCGCCTCTTTTCCGCCGATCGCAAAGGCGTCGAGTCCTTGCTGCGGCAGATCGCTTAGCGAGAAGATGCCGCCGCTCACCTGATCGCCGTAATACGACGTTTCACCGGCTGAAAAAACTTCGGAACGGCGCAGCGTGAAGAGCGGCATCGTCGGAAGGCCCGAGACGTTGGCGACGATGTCGTAATTCGGTATGCCGTCATCTAAGATCACGCCGCCCTGCCGCGAGGCGCCGCGATCGGAGAGACGCGGGCCGGGCAAGAATGCGCGGTTGTCGTTTAGGACGACGAACGGCTGCAGGGAAACCGCGGATTCGGCTCGGCCATATGGCAGCGAACGCAGATCGTCTTGCGACGGGCCCGTTCCGAGCAGTGCCTGGTAGCGGCGGACGATCGCGACCACCGGTTCGGAACCGGCCACGCGTACGATCGCCGGAAGGCAGTAGGCGCAGCTGATGCGGATCGCGTCCGTGCCGCCGGCCTGCAGGGCAAAAGTCCCATCCGCGGCGGTCGTCGTCCGGACGCCGCCTGCCGCCACGGTGGCTCCGGGGATGGGGGCGCCCGTCTGGTCCCGCACCGAACCGACCACCAGCGGCGCGGGCGCCGCGGCGAGGGTAAGCAAGAGGGCCGGAAATGTAAGGAGACGTTTCACGGATTCTTCAGAGATTGGGTTATACTGAGAGCTGATGTCAAGACGATGGTTTCGGCTCTTCGTGCTGCCGGCGGTTTTAGCCGTTTGCACGCTGGCCGCAGCTTATGGATTTGCCGGTGCGCAGTCACTCGAAGCGATGCTCGACGGCGCCCTGCAGCCTTCGGCTGCGCCGGCCCTGCTCGGACCGATCACCGAAAACGGCCGGGTAGGCTGGGCTTGCAAACCTGAGCAGGCCGCCGCCGCCGGCGCTTGGCAAAACGCGGAACTTCCCCGGCCTTAAAATCGTGAGACGGTCCTGGCTGCCGCTGGCGTTGTTCGTCTTCGCTGCTTCTTTCTTGCATGCGCGCGCGCAGATGTATCCGTCCGCGAGGCCGGTGCCGCGCACGACCAGCGTTCCGGCTTTGCGCGCACTGGCGGTTCAGCGCGAAGTCGTCGAGCGGTTTCATTTGGGATTGGCCGCCGAACAGCGCGGCGACTGGCAGTCCGCCGCCGCCGAATTCGAGCGCGTTATTTCGCTGCAGCCGGCTGAACCGCAGAACTCAACTGCGCGTTACGATCTCGCGATCGCTTACGCGAATTTGCACCGCCTCGACGACGCAGCGCGGCAATTGCAAGATGCGATCGCACGCGATCCCGGCTTCTTGGCAGCGATGGCAAACCTGATCGCCGTTGACTTAAATCGCGGCGACCTGCGCGATGCCCGGGCTGTAGCGGATCGCTTCGTCGCCGCCGCTCCCGACTCGGCACGCGCGCTCTACGAACGCGGACTGGTTGCGCTGCGATCGGGCGACAATGCAACGGCAGAGAACGACTTCGGGCGGCTGCTGCACGCGAATCCGGCGTACGCCTACGCTCACTACAATCTTGGTTTGGCGCAAGCGCGCGCCAATCGTTTCGACTCCGCCGAACGTGAATTCGGACTGGCGCTCGATCTGGCTCCGGGATACGCGCGTGCGCGTTTCGCGTTGGGGACGGTTCTGCTGCGTGAAGGGAAACGAACGCAGGCGCGGGTCGCCTTCGACATGGTGGCGGGCGACGCGTCCGGCGATCCGGCCTTACGCAACCTGGCCGTCGCAATGCGCGACGCCATCAAATCCCGCTAGACCTTCAAACTTTCTTCATTCCCGCGATCTAAGCTCTTCCGAAGCTCGCTTTCGGGAGAACGTATGTACAAATACAGGAGTAAGATTGCTGCTTTCGTTCTAGTTGCGATGGCCGCATCGCTGGCAGCCTGCGGCGGTGGCGGCGGCGGCGGCGGATACGGCGGGGGCGGCAACGGCGGGGCCGGTTCGACCGGCGGCAACACCCCGACCGGCGTGGCCGGATTCACCATCGGGTTCGCGCAGCCGGACGGAACGATCGGCGTCGTGAACGATCCGTCGTTCGGAACCGTCGGCGGCTATACGCAAAACATCTACTCACAGACGATTGCATTTGCGCCCGGCACGGTCGTAACGCTCAAGAATCTTTCGGCCGCAACCGATCACACGCTCAACGTCTTAAGCACCAGCAGCTTTCCGGCCAGTCCGTCGCTGCCGACGACGGCATCGGGCGGCTCGACGCTGCAAGCCGGATACACCAGCGGAACCATTCACGGCGGCGCGACGCTGAGCCTGACGCTCGCTACAGCCGGCACGTACTACATCGGCTGCGCTTACCATTATATGGACGCGATCAGCATGCGTGACGTGATCCAAGTCAGCACCACCGCGACGCCTGGTCCGCAGGCGACGCCGCAAGCCGGCGGCGGTGGCGGCGGCATTACCGGGTGCACCGGTCCGTATTGCTAACCCGTTTCAAGCACGCCGGCGCGGCGATCGTATTGACGGTCGCCGCGCTGGCCCTCCCGGCCTCCGCGCGCGAACAGCTGCCGCGACTCGTCGATCAAACGGGGCGCGCTTTTACGTTTGCGTCGTTGGCCGGCACGCCGCTCGTCGTCACCTTCGTGGCGGCGCATTGCACTGACGCCTGTCCGCTGGTCAACGCGCAGTTTGCTCAAGCGGCGCGGCAGCTCGCGAGCGAGCATCGCAGGATACGGCTTCTGACGATAACCCTCGATCCCGAAAACGATCCGCCGTCCGTCATGCGCGCGCTCGCGCACACATTTCGCGCCGATCCGCGCGTCTGGATCGTCGCCGGCGGTACGGTCCGGGACGTGCATCGCGTGATGCAAGGCTTCGGCGTCGTAGCTCAGCGCGGCCGCAAAGGGTACGCCGACGTGCACACGACGTTCGTCTATTTCATCGATGCGCGCGGCTCTTTACGGAAAACGATGCTGGCGTCCACGGATCTCGGCACACAGCTGGTTGCCGAAGTGCACTCGAACTGGCGCACGCTTATGCAATGAGGGCGTTGACATGCATTGCAGTGATCGTGCTGACGGCTTGCACGAACGGCGGTCAGGCCACACCGGCGGCGGGCGGCGGCGGTGCTCAAATCGTGGATGTAAATCTTACGCTCGACGGCAGTTCGCAGACGGCCGCGGGAACGGCCGCCGGTTACGCACCTGCTACTACCAACGTCGCGGTCGGCACCATGCTGCGTTTCGTCAATACGGACGGGTTCGCGCACACTGCGACGCTCATTACGGGAGCGACGACATTTCCGGCGGGATCGCCCTTTACGGCGTCGGCCCAAACGCAGACCGGGAGCGCCATCTCACAAAACTGGAGCAGCGGAACGCTCGCGGCCGGCGCGAGTTCGCAGACCCTGCTGGTCGACCACGCGGGGACGTATTTGTTCGGCTGTTTCTTTCACTACGGTGCGCCGATGCGGGCGGTGATCGTTGCGCACTAAAGTCCGGTTCGCGCTGACGTGGGCACTCGCCGTGTGGTTTGCCTTGGCAATCGGCGGTCAGGCGCGCGCCATTCCACTGTTTGCGCAGCGCTACCGTTTGCAATGCGGAGCATGTCATAGCGTGCTGCCGGAATTGAACACGTTCGGGCTCTCTTTCCGCGAACACGGCTACCAACTGCCGCTTCCCAAACACGGGACGACCGGCGTCGCATTTCGCTACCAGCTCGAGTGGGAGCAAGATCCCGCCGCGGGCACCCGGCGCTTCGCTCCGGGCGGCGTGGTGCTCTCGAACGCGGACATCGGCGCGGTAAGCGCGTTCGTACATTATAACTTGGGCGCGGGCGGCGGTCCGGCGGGATTGTACTTAGGATATCTCGCGACCTACAACGCGCACACGCAATCGCTCTATCGTTTAGGCCTCTTCGAGCTGCCGCTGGCGCAATCGCCCGGCCAGCGGCTCGACGATCTCGCGCCGTACGGCTACTACGGCCTGCACGTCGGCCTCAACGATTTACCGCTGTCGTCGCCACGCTGGGGCGCTCAAGCCGAGCGCAGGATCGGATCGGTTAGCGCCGATCTGACCGTTGCGCTTAGCGAGTTCAAGGGCTCCGCGTACGGCGGCAAACCTGTTCCGACCGGCGAGACGAGCGCCGCGAATTCCCCTGAAATCGGTATGTTCTTGCGTGCGCCGCTAACATCCGGTTTCGAGGCCGGTGGTGATTTCATCACCGGATCGCGTCGAATCGTTCCCGCCGGTCGGAACGCCTTCACCGATTCCTATCAGCGCGCCGGCCTGCTCGCGAACCTGCACCTGCGCAAGTTCGAGCTGCAGGCCGAGCAATGGTGGGGAAGCGATGCGAACTCCGACGGATTCGGAACGCGCACCGGCAGCAGCGGCGGCTACGCGCGCGTCAAGTATTATCTGACGCCGCACGCCTATCTGGGTGTGCGGTACGACGCGCAAGCTGCGCCGTTCATCACGCGCGACGTCGTGTTCTACGCGGCGTTCCACGTGACGCAGCACGCCCGGCTGCTGGTGCAGCAGGTACAGCCCACCGGCGGTCCGGGCCGGCTCGGTGCGGCGCTGACAGTGGGATTTCCCTGGCCGCCGAACTTGTAAGTTCATGAGGATCCTGGTGATCGAGGACAACGCCTCGGTCGCCGCGGCGGTGCGCACGATGCTCGAACGGAGAAAATATGCCGTCGACGTCGCCGCGGATGGTGAAGCGGGCTTGGAGCATTTGCTGCGGCAGGTGTACGATGCGGCGATCGTCGACGTCGTGCTGCCCAAACGCGACGGCTTTGCGCTCGCCAAGGCGGCGCGCGACGCCGGCGTGCAGACGCCCATCCTGATGCTGACGGCACTGGACGCCGTGGAGAACCGCGTTCGCGGATTGGACTGCGGCGCGGACGACTATCTGGTGAAGCCGTTCGTGGAAGAAGAATTGTTCGCGCGGCTGCGCGCCGTTACGCGGCGCGCGGATCGTCCCGTTCGCGAAAAACTTCGCGCGGGCGCGCTGGAGATCGACGCCGCCGGACGCGAGGCGACGGTAGCGGGCAAGCCGCTGCAGTTGGGCGCGACCGAGTTCCGGATGCTGGAGTTTCTGACGCGCAACGCGGGCATCGCTTTTTCGCGCGAACGCCTGCTCGAGCACTTATGGGAGTACGACTTCGAGGGAACGAGCAACATCGTCGACGTCTACGTGAGTCAGCTTCGCCGCAAACTCAAGCGCGCGGGCGCGGGTGAAGTCATTCATACAGTCTGGGGCGTCGGATACAAGTTGGAAGCGTGATCGGCAGGCTCGCGCTCCGGTATCTGCTCGTCTTCGCGATCGTGCTCGCGCTGCTCAGCGCCGGCGCGTATGCGTTCTTGGGACGCGAGTATCAGGCGATGCTGCAGCCGGCGATCGGGACGCCCGAAGCGGCACGTGCCTACGCAACGGCAATGTCGCGCGTGGCGCTGACGATCTTGGCGTTCGACATTCCGCTGCTGGCGCTCGTGGGCGGCGCGTCGTGGCTGTTGGCGCGCGCTTCGCTTGCGCCGCTGCTGGCCGCGCGCGAGCGCGAACGCGAATTTGCAGCCGACGCCGCGCACCGCTTGCGTTCGCCGCTTGCGACGATCGCAGCGGTCGCACAGGCAGCGCGGCCGGAAGCGCCCGACCGCCTTGGGCAAGACTTCGACACAATCGCGCAAGCGGCGCTCGACGCATCGCAAACTGTCGGCGAATTGCTGACGCTGTCGCGGCCGGCTACGTCGCGGCTGCTGCAGCGCGAACCGGTCGACGTCGCGGTGCTGGCCAAGCACGTTTCGAAAGAGTTTGAAGCCCGCGCCGCGCAGCGCGGACTGCTGATTGCCAACCGTGCGCAAAGCGCGATCGTCAACGGCGACGAGCGCCGCCTGCGCGAGCTGCTGCGCACGTTGCTTGAGAACGCGCTGCGGCACGCGCGCAGCGCGATCGTCGTCGACTCGCGCAAGAACGGAAGCAGCGTGGACCTGTTGATCTCCAACGACGGCGACGCGGTCGAGACGGCATACCGGGAGCGGATCTTCGAGCGAGCGTTCAGCGGCGATGGCCAGGGCAGCGGTTTAGGTTTGGCGGTCGTGCGCTGGATCGCGCGCGCACACGAAGGCGACGCATTCGTGCGCGACGACGAGCGCGGCGGCGCGCAGTTCGTTGTGCGTCTGCCGTCCATCGCAGAATAAGGAACGAGGAGACTCGCGCGTTGGCGGGTATCTACGGCCAGATATGCCCGCGCTCTCGCCTGCCCGTCTGACCGAACTCAAGCTGCACGCGAACCTCGTCCGGCAAGGGATCATTCGATCGCTGCTGGCCGCCGGATCGGGACATTCGGCCGGCCCGCTGGATATGGCCGACGTCTTTACGGCGATGTACGAACACGTCTTGCGCCACAAGCCGGATCAGCCCGAGTGGGAGGACCGCGATCGCTTGCTGCTTTCGTGCGGCCACATCGCGCCGGTCCGGTACAGCGCGATGGCCTATGGCGGATACTTTCCGGTCGAGGAACTGCTGACGCTGCGCAAATTCGGTACGCGGCTGCAAGGCCACCCCGAACGCGTGCGTCTGCCCGCGGTGGAAACGACCTCGGGACCGTTGGGCGAAGGGCTGGCGCAAGGCACCGGCATGGCGCTGGCCGCGAAGATGGACGGCAAGGACTGGCGCGTCTACGTCGTGACCTCGGATGCGGAACATCAATGCGGCCTGCATTGGGAGGCGGCGATGACGGCTCCCAAATTCAAGTTGGATAATTTGATCGCGATCGTCGATCGCAATTTCATTCAAATCGACGGCAGCACGGAAGACGTCATGCCGCTCGAACCCTTCGCCGACAAATACCGGGCGTTCAACTGGGAAGTCTTCGAGTGCGACGGCAACGACATCGCGCAGTTCATCGAGACGATGGACAAGGCGCGAGCGGTCAAACGCAAGCCGAGCGTCATCATCGCCAACACGGTGCCCGGCAAAGGCGTCAGTTATATGGAAGGCGACTACACCTGGCACGGTAAGCCGCCCAACAAAGAGCAGGCGGATCAGGCGCTGCGCGAGCTCCAAGCCGAACGGGAACGGATCGCATGAACCTAGCCGTACTGAGTGATCCGCAGAGCGTCAAGCAGGTTCCGACGCGCAACGGCTTCGGTGAGGGCGTCATCGAGGCGGGCAAAAAGAACCGGAACGTGATCGCGATCTGCGCGGACCTTTCGGAGTCGACGCGCATGCTGGGCTTTAAGGAAGCGCTGCCCGATCAATACATCGAGATCGGCGTTTCGGAACAATTGCTGGTCGCCATGGCCGCCGGCCTGGCGAGCGCGGGCAAGATTCCGTTCATCGCCAGTTACGCGATGTTCAATCCGGGCCGTTCGTGGGAGCAAGTGCGCACCACCATGGCGCTGAATGAAACGAACGTCAAGATCGCCGGCGCGCACGCCGGCGTTTCGGTGGGTCCCGACGGCGCGACGCATCAAGCGATCGAGGACATCGCAATCATGCGCTGCATTCCGCACATGACCGTCGTGGTGCCGTGCGACTCGATTCAAACGAAGAAAGCGACGCTCGCGGTGGCGGAGATGAACGGGCCGGTCTACTTGCGTTTCGGGCGCGAAAAAACGCCGGTCGTCACCACCGAAGCGACGCCGTTCGAACTCGGCAAGGCTCAAACGTTCCACGAAGGCGGCGACGTGGCGATTATCGCGTGCGGCATTCTTCTGTACAACGCGTTGATCGCCGCCGAAACACTGGCGAAGGACGGCATCCAGTGTATGGTCGTCAACAATCATACCGTCAAACCGATGGACGAAGAGGCCGTCGTCGCGGCGGCGGAACGCTGCGGCGCCGTTGTAACGGTCGAGGAGCATCAGGTCTCCGGCGGCATGGGTTCGCGCGTCGCCGAGATCTTGGCACAGCGGCGTCCAACGCCGATCGAATTCATCGGCGTGCAGGATCGATTCGGACAATCCGGCGATCCGGCCGAGTTGATCGAGTACTACGGCATGGGTTCGGATGCGATCGCGGCGGCGGTCCGCCGCGTCATCAAACGGAAGTAGCTAACCCGTCGCGACCGGAGCCTGTTCGAACGTCATCTCAACACCGCCCGTCCAGCGCGCGGCCAGATTATAGAGCGCCGCGTAGAGCAGGCCCCCGATAAATCCCGCGATTGCGAAAAAGATCGGGAAGAAAACTACCGCGAATACTCCCATGCCGGCAAACATGCCCGCACTGGCGGATGTGCCACCCATCGTGCTTTTTATTCCGGCTAGCATGATTGGGCTTATGACGAGCCACCATACCAACCCATAAATCAAGCCAATGCATGCGTAAATGACGGCGAGGACGAGGGCAAGCTGCACGACGGCAACGTGACGTAGGCGAGTAACCATACAAAAAACTCCCTTCGAATAGAAGCGAAGCAGTTACGTGCGGCTTAGGCCTCCCTCCGAAGGGAACCTCCACGAGCTTGGGAAAGCGCCGTGCATGCGATTCAAGAGTCGTTTGTCTTTATTTTGTGCCCTGACCATAGCGCTTTCGGCGTGCGGCGGCGGCGGTTCGACGACGCCCGCACCCCCGGCGCCGAAAACCACGCTGACCGTGACCACGCAGCGGAATGCGGCGCAGGCCGCGCTGGCGGCCGAATTCGGTGTCGGATTTCTGACCCTGATCTTCGGCAACGGCACGAGTCAGGCGTTCGGCGGAGCTTCGACGGTAGGGCCGCCGCCGTGCAACAACGGCTTGGAAGTTTCCGTGATCGCGACGTCCACGACGGTGGTAACGACGATCGATGGATTCTATGAGCCGACCTGCGTAACGATTTTGGCGCACGTCGTGCTCACGCAGACGAAAACGTCGGCGACAACTTCGACTCTCACCGGAACGGCAACGTTCACGTCGCGGACCGGTTCGGTCATCGCGTATAACACGCTGAGCGGAACGGTCACCAAGAGCGGCTCGACAACGTCGTTCAGCGTCAACGGAACGGCGGCGCCCAACCAATCGGCGCCCGCGACAGCGGCCTTCGGACTCAGCTGCAGCGCGACCGGAGCCTCAACCGCGTGCGGCTTCGGCGGATTGCAGAATGTTTCGCTGCTGAATACGCAGTTCGGA from Candidatus Rubrimentiphilum sp. includes:
- a CDS encoding transketolase C-terminal domain-containing protein, which codes for MNLAVLSDPQSVKQVPTRNGFGEGVIEAGKKNRNVIAICADLSESTRMLGFKEALPDQYIEIGVSEQLLVAMAAGLASAGKIPFIASYAMFNPGRSWEQVRTTMALNETNVKIAGAHAGVSVGPDGATHQAIEDIAIMRCIPHMTVVVPCDSIQTKKATLAVAEMNGPVYLRFGREKTPVVTTEATPFELGKAQTFHEGGDVAIIACGILLYNALIAAETLAKDGIQCMVVNNHTVKPMDEEAVVAAAERCGAVVTVEEHQVSGGMGSRVAEILAQRRPTPIEFIGVQDRFGQSGDPAELIEYYGMGSDAIAAAVRRVIKRK
- a CDS encoding HAMP domain-containing sensor histidine kinase, which codes for MIGRLALRYLLVFAIVLALLSAGAYAFLGREYQAMLQPAIGTPEAARAYATAMSRVALTILAFDIPLLALVGGASWLLARASLAPLLAAREREREFAADAAHRLRSPLATIAAVAQAARPEAPDRLGQDFDTIAQAALDASQTVGELLTLSRPATSRLLQREPVDVAVLAKHVSKEFEARAAQRGLLIANRAQSAIVNGDERRLRELLRTLLENALRHARSAIVVDSRKNGSSVDLLISNDGDAVETAYRERIFERAFSGDGQGSGLGLAVVRWIARAHEGDAFVRDDERGGAQFVVRLPSIAE
- a CDS encoding response regulator transcription factor is translated as MRILVIEDNASVAAAVRTMLERRKYAVDVAADGEAGLEHLLRQVYDAAIVDVVLPKRDGFALAKAARDAGVQTPILMLTALDAVENRVRGLDCGADDYLVKPFVEEELFARLRAVTRRADRPVREKLRAGALEIDAAGREATVAGKPLQLGATEFRMLEFLTRNAGIAFSRERLLEHLWEYDFEGTSNIVDVYVSQLRRKLKRAGAGEVIHTVWGVGYKLEA
- a CDS encoding DUF3566 domain-containing protein, which encodes MVTRLRHVAVVQLALVLAVIYACIGLIYGLVWWLVISPIMLAGIKSTMGGTSASAGMFAGMGVFAVVFFPIFFAIAGFIGGLLYAALYNLAARWTGGVEMTFEQAPVATG
- a CDS encoding transketolase, encoding MPALSPARLTELKLHANLVRQGIIRSLLAAGSGHSAGPLDMADVFTAMYEHVLRHKPDQPEWEDRDRLLLSCGHIAPVRYSAMAYGGYFPVEELLTLRKFGTRLQGHPERVRLPAVETTSGPLGEGLAQGTGMALAAKMDGKDWRVYVVTSDAEHQCGLHWEAAMTAPKFKLDNLIAIVDRNFIQIDGSTEDVMPLEPFADKYRAFNWEVFECDGNDIAQFIETMDKARAVKRKPSVIIANTVPGKGVSYMEGDYTWHGKPPNKEQADQALRELQAERERIA